From a region of the Coffea arabica cultivar ET-39 chromosome 3e, Coffea Arabica ET-39 HiFi, whole genome shotgun sequence genome:
- the LOC113734677 gene encoding uncharacterized protein has translation MGSRKQKNQKQQLSKTPTKKHKNQKPLGPRKSDTGNSNSNSKSTKFKRIRKGEKKKKNQSKEYKEERKENEKKGVKRENDAVQVQQPTPSQQLSYFLHQYQSANGIQLSTLELESFKADTCMVELSQVAAQNNLGEHMKTAFGSSFKEVLCEKQLGEGNVDPGNPALLVISLSALRSLELLRELRPLTKECHAVKLFSKHMKIEEQVSFLKNRVNVACGTPNRIKKLIDMEALGLSRLAVIVLDMHTDVKGYSLFTLPQVREEFWDLYKSYIHPRLLEGDLRICLYGQIPAIRRAPTEAKDN, from the exons ATGGGGAGTAGGAAGCAGAAAAATCAGAAGCAGCAGCTTTCAAAAACACCCACCAAAAAGCATAAAAATCAAAAGCCTTTGGGGCCCAGGAAATCCGATACTGGTAATAGTAACAGCAATAGCAAAAGCACCAAGTTCAAGAGAATCAGGAAGGgcgagaagaagaagaagaatcagagCAAGGAGTATAAGGAGGAGAGGAAGGAGAACGAGAAGAAAGGAGTGAAAAGGGAAAACGACGCCGTACAAGTCCAGCAGCCCACGCCGTCGCAGCAGCTGAGTTATTTCCTCCACCAGTATCAATCAGCCAATGGGATTCAACTTTCCACTCTCGAACTCGAATCTTTCAAAG CAGATACATGCATGGTTGAGTTAAGTCAGGTTGCAGCACAAAATAATTTGGGAGAACACATGAAAACAGCATTTGGATCCTCATTCAAAGAAGTTCTTTGTGAGAAACAGCTTGGAGAAGGGAATGTTGATCCTGGAAATCCTGCACTTCTTGTAATTTCTTTATCAGCCCTAAGATCATTAGAACTTCTCAG GGAATTGCGGCCTCTGACTAAAGAATGCCATGCTGTGAAGTTGTTCTCAAAGCATATGAAGATAGAGGAGCAG GTTTCTTTTCTAAAGAATCGCGTCAATGTTGCTTGTGGAACACCAAATAG GATAAAGAAGTTGATTGACATGGAAGCATTGGGCTTGTCAAGATTGGCAGTTATTGTTCTTGACATGCACACAGATGTCAAGGGCTATTCCTTATTCACACTTCCTCAAGTCAG AGAAGAGTTCTGGGACCTGTACAAGAGCTATATTCATCCACGACTGCTTGAAGGTGATCTCCGAATCTGTCTGTATGGTCAAATACCAGCTATTCGAAGAGCTCCAACGGAAGCTAAAGATAACTGA
- the LOC140038396 gene encoding uncharacterized protein, whose product MAEGTRMKGFEESLKKQDAKIQAILESSTIERQALEEKMESNYVDMKALVEANNVELKEEMKNFMVTMSAQFNSFMRNLQGEKGILGQSPNSSERQLHQTLRKGPEGSNPLLGEKSRFAIGVPKLEFPSFGGSNPREWTRKCAKFFQLYQIPEGQQLDVAELHLEGKADLWYQSFKKDRGVVQWEEFASELCRRFGDIGGDDVVEEFNKLYQDSSLLAYQEKFEELRAAVMVKLPLLSESYYVSSFLSGLKEEIKAAVKMHMPQTLQAAFEKARWQEQYLSIILKQNKTPVKVSPPISSGSRQTHLNDLSHKKPAAQVFENNIKKDSPEGYKRISPTEFQYRKDHNLCFRCGERFSPGHICKNRGIHLVLADEEGLLDTEVDEEEGEIIEYQGNKSGRDVAFSLHSVSGHMSSNTIKMLGHFKGHDLSFLLDGGSTNCFIKPAIAQLHPDCVQNHKPFKVRIADGKKLTCNQWIPNMKWDMQGHNFTQNVYVLDLEPYDLILGVDWMKHYSPMTFDFKELTLSFDKEGETVLLQGDAHTAKVRMRQGTAAQKYIRNKIRTSLQHSCMIRVQHSQVTPVPKSITQLLDQYQDIFTEPTSLPPVRELDHQITLMPDAKPFKINPYRYPHMQKSEIERQVKDLLQSGIIQPSHSPFASPALLVKKKRWKLEVVH is encoded by the coding sequence ATGGCGGAAGGCACCAGAATGAAGGGATTTGAGGAATCGCTAAAGAAGCAAGATGCGAAAATCCAAGCTATCCTCGAATCCAGTACAATCGAACGCCAAGCCTTGGAAGAAAAGATGGAATCTAACTACGTGGATATGAAGGCTCTGGTGGAAGCAAACAATGTTGAACtaaaggaagaaatgaagaatttcaTGGTCACGATGAGTGCTCAGTTCAATAGCTTCATGCGGAACCTGCAGGGAGAAAAAGGAATTCTAGGCCAATCTCCTAATTCATCTGAGCGCCAACTTCATCAAACACTTAGGAAAGGTCCAGAAGGAAGCAATCCCTTGTTGGGAGAGAAGAGTCGTTTCGCAATCGGAGTTCCCAAATTGGAATTCCCCAGCTTTGGAGGCTCCAATCCTCGCGAATGGACCCGGAAATGTGCGAAGTTTTTTCAACTATACCAGATTCCAGAGGGTCAGCAATTGGATGTAGCTGAACTGCATCTGGAAGGCAAGGCTGACCTATGGTATCAAAGCTTTAAGAAGGATCGAGGAGTAGTGCAGTGGGAAGAGTTTGCCTCAGAACTTTGCAGACGATTCGGGGATATAGGAGGAGATGACGTGGTTGAGGAGTTCAACAAGTTGTACCAGGATTCATCATTGCTGGCATATcaggaaaaatttgaagaattaaGAGCTGCCGTCATGGTGAAGCTCCCTCTCCTTTCTGAGTCCTATTATGTTTCTAGTTTTTTGAGTGGGCTAAAGGAGGAGATCAAGGCTGCTGTGAAGATGCACATGCCTCAGACTTTGCAGGCAGCATTCGAAAAGGCTAGGTGGCAAGAGCAGTATTTGAGTATCATCTTAAAGCAGAATAAAACACCAGTGAAGGTATCTCCACCAATTTCCTCTGGTAGCAGACAAACTCACCTTAATGATCTGAGCCACAAGAAACCTGCAGCTCAGGTGTTTGAAAACAATATTAAGAAGGATTCTCCTGAAGGCTATAAGAGAATCTCTCCTACAGAATTTCAGTATAGGAAGGATCACAACCTCTGCTTCAGATGTGGGGAAAGATTTTCCCCTGGACATATTTGTAAGAATAGAGGTATACATTTAGTGCTCGCAGATGAAGAAGGATTGCTGGACACTGAAGTCGacgaagaagaaggagaaattATTGAGTATCAAGGGAACAAGTCGGGCAGAGATGTAGCTTTCTCACTACACTCTGTCTCAGGACACATGTCTTCCAATACCATTAAGATGCTAGGACACTTTAAGGGGCATGATTTATCCTTTCTGTTAGATGGGGGGAGTACCAACTGTTTTATTAAACCAGCCATTGCTCAACTACATCCTGATTGTGTGCAGAATCATAAGCCTTTCAAGGTAAGGATAGCTGATGGAAAGAAGTTAACGTGCAATCAGTGGATTCCAAATATGAAATGGGATATGCAGGGTCACAACTTCACTCAGAATGTATATGTGTTAGACTTAGAGCCGTATGATTTAATCCTCGGGGTAGATTGGATGAAACATTACAGTCCAATGACTTTTGACTTTAAGGAGCTGACATTATCCTTTGATAAGGAAGGTGAAACTGTGTTGCTGCAAGGGGATGCACACACGGCCAAGGTGAGGATGAGGCAGGGGACAGCAGCACAAAAGTATATCAGGAACAAAATCAGGACTTCTTTGCAGCACTCTTGCATGATCAGAGTACAGCACAGTCAGGTAACTCCTGTACCCAAATCTATTACTCAATTGCTTGACCAATACCAGGACATTTTTACGGAACCTACGTCTTTACCCCCTGTCAGAGAACTAGACCACCAAATAACCCTCATGCCTGATGCCAAACCCTTCAAAATTAATCCCTACAGATATCCTCACATGcagaaatcagaaatagaaAGGCAGGTCAAAGACCTGCTGCAATCTGGTATCATACAACCCAGCCACAGCCCCTTTGCATCTCCAGCTctcctagtcaaaaaaaaaagatggaagcTGGAGGTTGTGCATTGA
- the LOC113736517 gene encoding putative disease resistance protein RGA3, protein MAEVLLSASVDFIIHKVASVANENISLLSGFNDDLQRLRRSIPIIQSLLLDSERQQPEKETTKHWLKKLEEIAYDADNALDELSYANLRHQIEVRNQLMGKVRYFFSLSNPIIFRLKMGRKVKNINMNMNLINDEANKFGLNRLGSADTSPSVSRVPSSRIETDSTIDGKVRVRQNEAREVVRVVTRPTNEVLSTYAIVGMAGLGKTTLAQLIYNDLIIESHFDSRIWVFVGENFDVTRILHLILESLTQKENEVRSRDALIKMVKRELQVKRYLLVLDDVWNEFPPLWDDFMASLIGINPMSGNWIIVTTRSQRIASLVTSHPCPPLEKLSDDDCWSILKVKAFANGVVPSKEMETIGKKVAQKCQGLPFAASLVGGILRGKGVEEWHSIQESFSNEVFEKNMALQLLGLSFNQLPSPSLKKCFAYCSIFAKGSEIEREQVVQLWMAEGYLEPNKGTDMEDMGNKFFNLLLQSSLFQDVKKDVYNNVTCCKMHDLVHEVLCQVSSSETKRMDETALDDIPQVHHLALNSCKVERSKTIEEKAKYVRTLFLKGIAYDKTFQVFRSLHVLNLDGAGIEALPISIGVLLHLRLVDVSHTKVKVLPDSVCRLYNLQTLRTTGCDSLKRLPNKMRNLISLRHLHYYKDENVKMPLQIGKLTSLRTLEFFNVCPERGRGIEELGSLKNLGGKLEIRNLEHVNSKEEAKRADLSGKRNIRELEFLWKWNYDWEIDNNIGGDILEGLQPHPNLKILTIKNFMDEFPPWVRRIASLGFDNVVQIKFLGCKRCREIPSLGQLPNLQYLELNGFDNVTHIGPSFYFTNNHSESNSSGNDYHGRTLYPALKSLTIEDMPNLLEWMEARVMSTVTAADFQVAVFPNLKELTINRCPQLNSAPSHFPRLKQLSMSSIESGLLLERICGNMLTTLKDVEIRLVHELTSIPHQMLYNNRSLASLTISSCHSLEHIAENLTCCSPCLRKLEIINCEKLTMLPEGLYSLQSLENLIISQCPNLTSLPSIHEEVEAFTCLRRLNISHCDGLTVVPSKILCYCKNLGFLAVSQCANLISFPVEELQQLGCLTTLFIYRCPRLTSLPKGLGCLTKLRELWYGPFSDGVEFDAFQASLHGLEQLQSLYYVELCGWLHWNSIPYQLQHLTAMKELYIHGFGVEALPDWFRYFRSLVYIGFFNCQKLQQLPPKEVMQCLTHLVDLTIDDCPLLGERCTRRSTTDSEFHKISNIERIYINQKKLDH, encoded by the exons ATGGCGGAGGTTTTGCTGAGTGCATCTGTGGATTTCATAATTCACAAGGTAGCTTCAGTTGCAAATGAAAACATCAGCTTATTGTCAGGCTTCAATGACGACCTGCAAAGGTTGAGAAGATCAATCCCCATAATACAATCTCTCTTACTTGATTCTGAGAGACAGCAACCcgaaaaagaaacaacaaaacatTGGCTGAAGAAGTTAGAAGAAATAGCTTATGATGCTGATAATGCGTTGGATGAACTCAGCTATGCGAATCTTCGACATCAGATCGAGGTACGAAATCAACTAATGGGAAAGGTACGCTACTTCTTCTCATTGTCAAATCCCATCATATTTCGTTTGAAAATGGGTCGAAAGGTCAAAAACATCAATATGAACATGAATCTGATAAATGATGAGGCAAATAAATTTGGCCTCAACAGGCTAGGTAGTGCAGACACCTCTCCTTCAGTATCTAGAGTTCCTTCAAGTAGAATAGAAACTGACTCCACAATTGATGGAAAAGTTAGGGTAAGGCAAAATGAAGCACGAGAAGTGGTGAGGGTAGTGACCAGGCCAACCAATGAAGTACTTTCCACATACGCCATCGTGGGGATGGCCGGCCTTGGAAAGACAACATTGGCTCAGTTAATTTACAATGATCTCATAATTGAAAGTCATTTTGATAGTAGAATATGGGTATTTGTAggggaaaattttgatgttacAAGAATTTTGCATCTTATTTTAGAGTCATTaacacaaaaagaaaatgaGGTACGAAGCAGAGATGCTTTGATAAAAATGGTAAAAAGAGAATTGCAAGTGAAAAGATACTTGCTTGTCCTTGATGATGTATGGAATGAGTTCCCTCCATTGTGGGACGACTTCATGGCATCTTTGATAGGAATCAACCCAATGAGTGGAAACTGGATCATCGTGACAACTCGAAGCCAACGAATAGCATCACTTGTAACATCACATCCTTGCCCTCCCTTGGAAAAATTGTCAGATGACGATTGCTGGTCCATCTTGAAAGTCAAAGCATTTGCTAATGGAGTTGTGCCTTCAAAAGAAATGGAAACTATAGGAAAGAAGGTAGCACAGAAATGTCAAGGTTTACCATTTGCAGCAAGCTTAGTTGGGGGTATTTTGCGTGGTAAGGGAGTAGAGGAATGGCATTCCATTCAAGAAAGCTTTTCTaatgaagtttttgaaaaaaacatGGCTTTGCAACTACTAGGTTTGAGTTTTAATCAACTACCCTCCCCGTCTTTGAAAAAATGTTTTGCCTACTGTTCAATTTTTGCCAAGGGCTCTGAAATTGAAAGAGAACAAGTAGTGCAGCTTTGGATGGCAGAAGGTTATCTTGAACCAAACAAGGGAACTGACATGGAGGACATGGGGAATAAGTTCTTTAACTTATTGTTGCAGAGTTCTTTATTTCAGGATGTGAAGAAGGATGTTTACAACAATGTAACATGTTGTAAGATGCATGACCTTGTACATGAAGTTCTATGTCAGGTCTCAAGTTCAGAAACCAAAAGAATGGACGAGACAGCTTTGGATGATATACCTCAAGTTCATCACCTTGCACTAAATTCATGCAAGGTAGAAAGATCAAAGACCATTGAGGAGAAAGCAAAATATGTGCGTACCTTGTTCTTGAAAGGTATAGCATATGACAAAACGTTTCAGGTTTTCAGAAGCCTGCATGTTCTAAATCTAGATGGCGCAGGGATTGAAGCACTGCCAATCTCAATTGGCGTTCTGTTACATCTGAGGTTAGTTGATGTATCACATACCAAAGTAAAGGTTTTGCCAGATTCCGTTTGCAGGCTCTACAATTTGCAAACCTTAAGGACCACTGGGTGCGATTCTCTTAAGAGGCTTCCTAACAAAATGAGGAATTTGATTAGCTTGAGGCATCTCCATTATTACAAGGATGAAAATGTTAAGATGCCACTTCAAATAGGAAAGCTAACTAGTCTTCGCACATTAGAGTTCTTTAATGTGTGTCCAGAGAGGGGTCGGGGAATTGAAGAGCTGGGAAGTTTAAAGAATCTTGGGGGTAAGCTAGAGATACGTAATCTTGAACATGTTAACAGCAAGGAGGAAGCTAAGAGGGCAGACCTATCTGGAAAGAGAAATATACGTGAATTGGAATTTCTGTGGAAGTGGAACTATGATTGGGAAATTGACAACAATATTGGGGGGGATATCTTGGAAGGCCTACAGCCTCATCCGAATTTGAAAATCCTTACAATCAAGAACTTCATGGATGAGTTTCCACCTTGGGTAAGGAGAATAGCTTCACTAGGATTTGATAATGTTGTCCAAATAAAATTCTTAGGCTGCAAAAGATGCAGAGAAATTCCATCACTGGGACAACTGCCAAATCTCCAATATCTTGAATTGAATGGATTTGATAATGTAACACACATTGGGCCTTCATTCTATTTTACTAATAATCACAGTGAATCTAATAGTAGCGGCAATGATTATCATGGAAGAACATTGTATCCAGCACTGAAAAGTCTCACCATAGAAGACATGCCCAACCTGCTGGAATGGATGGAAGCCAGAGTCATGTCAACTGTAACCGCAGCAGATTTCCAAGTTGCAGTATTTCCAAATCTCAAGGAGCTGACCATTAACCGTTGCCCCCAGTTGAATTCTGCTCCAAGCCATTTTCCACGTCTCAAGCAATTAAGTATGTCAAGCATTGAAAGTGGCTTACTATTGGAACGGATTTGCGGAAATATGCTCACAACTCTAAAAGATGTTGAGATCAGACTTGTGCATGAGCTCACTTCTATTCCCCACCAGATGTTGTACAATAATCGAAGTCTAGCATCTTTGACTATCAGCTCTTGTCACAGTTTAGAGCATATTGCTGAAAACTTGACTTGCTGCAGCCCATGTCTCAGAAAGTTGGAGATCATCAACTGTGAGAAGTTGACCATGCTGCCAGAAGGCCTATACTCCCTTCAGTCTCTAGAGAATCTAATTATATCTCAGTGTCCTAATCTCACATCACTTCCTAGCATACATGAAGAAGTAGAAGCCTTCACATGTCTGAGAAGGTTGAATATTTCACACTGTGATGGATTGACCGTTGTTCCAAGTAAGATATTATGCTACTGCAAGAATCTAGGATTCTTGGCAGTCTCTCAATGTGCCAACCTCATCTCCTTCCCGGTGGAAGAATTGCAGCAATTGGGATGCCTCACGACCTTATTTATATATAGGTGTCCAAGACTAACTAGTTTGCCAAAGGGGCTTGGATGTCTCACTAAGTTAAGGGAGTTATGGTACGGTCCATTTTCAGATGGAGTAGAGTTTGATGCATTTCAAGCTAGTCTCCATGGTCTAGAACAACTGCAGTCCCTTTATTATGTGGAGTTGTGTGGATGGCTTCACTGGAACTCTATACCTTACCAGCTTCAGCATCTTACAGCTATGAAAGAACTCTATATACATGGATTTGGGGTAGAAGCTTTGCCCGATTGGTTCAGATATTTTCGATCTCTTGTGTATATTGGGTTCTTTAATTGCCAAAAACTGCAACAGTTGCCCCCCAAGGAAGTCATGCAGTGCCTAACGCACTTGGTTGATCTCACAATTGATGACTGCCCACTGTTGGGCGAAAGATGTACAAGAAGAAGCACGACAGATTCCGAGTTCCACAAGATCTCTAACATTGAGAGAATCTATATAAATCAAAAAAA GCTAGACCACTGA
- the LOC113736518 gene encoding putative disease resistance protein RGA3 produces MAEVLLSASVDFIIHKVASVANENISLLSGFNDDLQRLRRSIPIIQSLLLDSERQQPEKETTKHWLKKLEEIAYDADNALDELSYANLRHQIEVRNQLMGKVRYFFSLSNPIIFRLKMGRKVKNINMNMNLINDEANKFGLNRLGSADTSPSVSRVPSSRIETDSTIDGKVRVRQNEAREVVRVVTRPTNEVLSTYAIVGMAGLGKTTLAQLIYNDLIIESHFDSRIWVFVGENFDVTRILHLILESLTQKENEVRSRDALIKMVKRELQVKRYLLVLDDVWNEFPPLWDDFMASLIGINPMSGNWIIVTTRSQRIASLVTSHPCPPLEKLSDDDCWSILKVKAFANGVVPSKEMETIGKKVAQKCQGLPFAASLVGGILRGKGVEEWHSIQESFSNEVFEKNMALQLLGLSFNQLPSPSLKKCFAYCSIFAKGSEIEREQVVQLWMAEGYLEPNKGTDMEDMGNKFFNLLLQSSLFQDVKKDVYNNVTCCKMHDLVHEVLCQVSSSETKRMDETALDDIPQVHHLALNSCKVERSKTIEEKAKYVRTLFLKGIAYDKTFQVFRSLHVLNLDGAGIEALPISIGVLLHLRLVDVSHTKVKVLPDSVCRLYNLQTLRTTGCDSLKRLPNKMRNLISLRHLHYYKDENVKMPLQIGKLTSLRTLEFFNVCPERGRGIEELGSLKNLGGKLEIRNLEHVNSKEEAKRADLSGKRNIRELEFLWKWNYDWEIDNNIGGDILEGLQPHPNLKILTIKNFMDEFPPWVRRIASLGFDNVVQIKFLGCKRCREIPSLGQLPNLQYLELNGFDNVTHIGPSFYFTNNHSESNSSGNDYHGRTLYPALKSLTIEDMPNLLEWMEARVMSTVTAADFQVAVFPNLKELTINRCPQLNSAPSHFPRLKQLSMSSIESGLLLERICGNMLTTLKDVEIRLVHELTSIPHQMLYNNRSLASLTISSCHSLEHIAENLTCCSPCLRKLEIINCEKLTMLPEGLYSLQSLENLIISQCPNLTSLPSIHEEVEAFTCLRRLNISHCDGLTVVPSKILCYCKNLGFLAVSQCANLISFPVEELQQLGCLTTLFIYRCPRLTSLPKGLGCLTKLRELWYGPFSDGVEFDAFQASLHGLEQLQSLYYVELCGWLHWNSIPYQLQHLTAMKELYIHGFGVEALPDWFRYFRSLVYIGFFNCQKLQRLPPKEVMQCLTHLVDLTIDDCPLLGERCTRRSTTDSEFHKISNIERIYINQKKLDH; encoded by the exons ATGGCGGAGGTTTTGCTGAGTGCATCTGTGGATTTCATAATTCACAAGGTAGCTTCAGTTGCAAATGAAAACATCAGCTTATTGTCAGGCTTCAATGACGACCTGCAAAGGTTGAGAAGATCAATCCCCATAATACAATCTCTCTTACTTGATTCTGAGAGACAGCAACCcgaaaaagaaacaacaaaacatTGGCTGAAGAAGTTAGAAGAAATAGCTTATGATGCTGATAATGCGTTGGATGAACTCAGCTATGCGAATCTTCGACATCAGATCGAGGTACGAAATCAACTAATGGGAAAGGTACGCTACTTCTTCTCATTGTCAAATCCCATCATATTTCGTTTGAAAATGGGTCGAAAGGTCAAAAACATCAATATGAACATGAATCTGATAAATGATGAGGCAAATAAATTTGGCCTCAACAGGCTAGGTAGTGCAGACACCTCTCCTTCAGTATCTAGAGTTCCTTCAAGTAGAATAGAAACTGACTCCACAATTGATGGAAAAGTTAGGGTAAGGCAAAATGAAGCACGAGAAGTGGTGAGGGTAGTGACCAGGCCAACCAATGAAGTACTTTCCACATACGCCATCGTGGGGATGGCCGGCCTTGGAAAGACAACATTGGCTCAGTTAATTTACAATGATCTCATAATTGAAAGTCATTTTGATAGTAGAATATGGGTATTTGTAggggaaaattttgatgttacAAGAATTTTGCATCTTATTTTAGAGTCATTaacacaaaaagaaaatgaGGTACGAAGCAGAGATGCTTTGATAAAAATGGTAAAAAGAGAATTGCAAGTGAAAAGATACTTGCTTGTCCTTGATGATGTATGGAATGAGTTCCCTCCATTGTGGGACGACTTCATGGCATCTTTGATAGGAATCAACCCAATGAGTGGAAACTGGATCATCGTGACAACTCGAAGCCAACGAATAGCATCACTTGTAACATCACATCCTTGCCCTCCCTTGGAAAAATTGTCAGATGACGATTGCTGGTCCATCTTGAAAGTCAAAGCATTTGCTAATGGAGTTGTGCCTTCAAAAGAAATGGAAACTATAGGAAAGAAGGTAGCACAGAAATGTCAAGGTTTACCATTTGCAGCAAGCTTAGTTGGGGGTATTTTGCGTGGTAAGGGAGTAGAGGAATGGCATTCCATTCAAGAAAGCTTTTCTaatgaagtttttgaaaaaaacatGGCTTTGCAACTACTAGGTTTGAGTTTTAATCAACTACCCTCCCCGTCTTTGAAAAAATGTTTTGCCTACTGTTCAATTTTTGCCAAGGGCTCTGAAATTGAAAGAGAACAAGTAGTGCAGCTTTGGATGGCAGAAGGTTATCTTGAACCAAACAAGGGAACTGACATGGAGGACATGGGGAATAAGTTCTTTAACTTATTGTTGCAGAGTTCTTTATTTCAGGATGTGAAGAAGGATGTTTACAACAATGTAACATGTTGTAAGATGCATGACCTTGTACATGAAGTTCTATGTCAGGTCTCAAGTTCAGAAACCAAAAGAATGGACGAGACAGCTTTGGATGATATACCTCAAGTTCATCACCTTGCACTAAATTCATGCAAGGTAGAAAGATCAAAGACCATTGAGGAGAAAGCAAAATATGTGCGTACCTTGTTCTTGAAAGGTATAGCATATGACAAAACGTTTCAGGTTTTCAGAAGCCTGCATGTTCTAAATCTAGATGGCGCAGGGATTGAAGCACTGCCAATCTCAATTGGCGTTCTGTTACATCTGAGGTTAGTTGATGTATCACATACCAAAGTAAAGGTTTTGCCAGATTCCGTTTGCAGGCTCTACAATTTGCAAACCTTAAGGACCACTGGGTGCGATTCTCTTAAGAGGCTTCCTAACAAAATGAGGAATTTGATTAGCTTGAGGCATCTCCATTATTACAAGGATGAAAATGTTAAGATGCCACTTCAAATAGGAAAGCTAACTAGTCTTCGCACATTAGAGTTCTTTAATGTGTGTCCAGAGAGGGGTCGGGGAATTGAAGAGCTGGGAAGTTTAAAGAATCTTGGGGGTAAGCTAGAGATACGTAATCTTGAACATGTTAACAGCAAGGAGGAAGCTAAGAGGGCAGACCTATCTGGAAAGAGAAATATACGTGAATTGGAATTTCTGTGGAAGTGGAACTATGATTGGGAAATTGACAACAATATTGGGGGGGATATCTTGGAAGGCCTACAGCCTCATCCGAATTTGAAAATCCTTACAATCAAGAACTTCATGGATGAGTTTCCACCTTGGGTAAGGAGAATAGCTTCACTAGGATTTGATAATGTTGTCCAAATAAAATTCTTAGGCTGCAAAAGATGCAGAGAAATTCCATCACTGGGACAACTGCCAAATCTCCAATATCTTGAATTGAATGGATTTGATAATGTAACACACATTGGGCCTTCATTCTATTTTACTAATAATCACAGTGAATCTAATAGTAGCGGCAATGATTATCATGGAAGAACATTGTATCCAGCACTGAAAAGTCTCACCATAGAAGACATGCCCAACCTGCTGGAATGGATGGAAGCCAGAGTCATGTCAACTGTAACCGCAGCAGATTTCCAAGTTGCAGTATTTCCAAATCTCAAGGAGCTGACCATTAACCGTTGCCCCCAGTTGAATTCTGCTCCAAGCCATTTTCCACGTCTCAAGCAATTAAGTATGTCAAGCATTGAAAGTGGCTTACTATTGGAACGGATTTGCGGAAATATGCTCACAACTCTAAAAGATGTTGAGATCAGACTTGTGCATGAGCTCACTTCTATTCCCCACCAGATGTTGTACAATAATCGAAGTCTAGCATCTTTGACTATCAGCTCTTGTCACAGTTTAGAGCATATTGCTGAAAACTTGACTTGCTGCAGCCCATGTCTCAGAAAGTTGGAGATCATCAACTGTGAGAAGTTGACCATGCTGCCAGAAGGCCTATACTCCCTTCAGTCTCTAGAGAATCTAATTATATCTCAGTGTCCTAATCTCACATCACTTCCTAGCATACATGAAGAAGTAGAAGCCTTCACATGTCTGAGAAGGTTGAATATTTCACACTGTGATGGATTGACCGTTGTTCCAAGTAAGATATTATGCTACTGCAAGAATCTAGGATTCTTGGCAGTCTCTCAATGTGCCAACCTCATCTCCTTCCCGGTGGAAGAATTGCAGCAATTGGGATGCCTCACGACCTTATTTATATATAGGTGTCCAAGACTAACTAGTTTGCCAAAGGGGCTTGGATGTCTCACTAAGTTAAGGGAGTTATGGTACGGTCCATTTTCAGATGGAGTAGAGTTTGATGCATTTCAAGCTAGTCTCCATGGTCTAGAACAACTGCAGTCCCTTTATTATGTGGAGTTGTGTGGATGGCTTCACTGGAACTCTATACCTTACCAGCTTCAGCATCTTACAGCTATGAAAGAACTCTATATACATGGATTTGGGGTAGAAGCTTTGCCCGATTGGTTCAGATATTTTCGATCTCTTGTGTATATTGGGTTCTTTAATTGCCAAAAACTGCAACGGTTGCCCCCCAAGGAAGTCATGCAGTGCCTAACGCACTTGGTTGATCTCACAATTGATGACTGCCCACTGTTGGGGGAAAGATGTACAAGAAGAAGCACGACAGATTCCGAGTTCCACAAGATCTCTAACATTGAGAGAATCTATATAAATCAAAAAAA GCTAGACCACTGA